The Spea bombifrons isolate aSpeBom1 chromosome 4, aSpeBom1.2.pri, whole genome shotgun sequence genome segment TTGTTTGAGTGCATTTAATGCTTTCTACGCCATTCATATTACTCTCATATAACTTTCTATAGGTGTGCCACTGCAATCCTATTTTTTGAAAGCAGACCACTGAGATCCAAGGTGGAGCCTTTCATTAAGCGGAATGGGCAATGAAAATAAGAAGGGTAAGAAAAGGATTTTGTCAACatgaaacaataacaaatatcATCATCTCCATCCCTTACACCGTTTTATGGTCATGCGTAGGATAGTTTCATGCTATTTACTGTGGGAACAAAGTAGAATTGGAATAGATCTGATCTGACATTAGATGTATTTCTGTAAGATGTAGTTTCTCACTAGTGTAAACTTGTTACTTGTGCAGAAAAACTTTAATAAACAgagttttttgaaaaaaaaatttaataccgtatttgctcgatgaccctgattagaagacgaccccccaaaatctgaatattaatttaggaaaaaaagaaaaagccttaatagaagacgaccctataggaaaaaagttttaccagtaaatgttaattcatgtaaactatttttttaataaaaatgattgagaaaaatatttaattctttttattttccaacctgtcccccagttatgcacatctgcccccaggcttgtcactctgccccataaatgccttaaaccccctatatgccactgtgccccatgatatgccttttaacctttaaatgccactgtgccccatgatatgccttttgaccccctatgtgccactctgcctccagaaatgccttatacccctatatgccactctggcatttagggggttagaaggcatattatggggaagagtggcatatagggaggtataaggcatttcaggaggcagagtggcgtatagagggttaaaaggcatttctagaggcagagtggcattaagggggttaaaaggcataacatagagcactctgcctacagaaatgccttatgccccccatttaacacccccttaaataaaaacttaccggtgcttctgactcccagtGTGttgtccaggcagcgtgtagacagCGTGTAGACTCCTGCTGTAGCCgtaaggaggtgcggttagcagcgggggttgtctgcgtccatcgtgcagaccttcccccgCTCTCAGAGAGAATTCCCGGTAAGGAGAACTCTGAtttctgacagccagggaaggtctgcacgatggatgcagacaacccccgctgctaaccgcacctccttccggctgcagtggaagttgtctacgcgaatcgtgtaTACGTCTACACACTGCCtcggctacacaccagggactcagaagcactggtaagttggggggggggatccaggtcccctgcagcgctgcgggggatctggatcttagtctcatagtcaggcctatttgaggtctgattataagacgaccccgattataagacgaggggtgtttttcagagtaTGTTTGGTCCACCTTctgatgctgttttaaaggcaaagggtggtcatacCCAATATtggtttgatttagatttttcttctgttcattcactttgcattttgtaaaataGTAAACTAATAGAAAGTCTATTTTGAAAACATTCTAACTTTGCGCAGAACCCTTTGagaaggaaatatatatatatatatatatatatgtactgtgtatatatatatatatatatatatatatatatatgtactgtgtatatatatatatatatatatatatatatatatatatatatgtactgtgtatatatatatatatatatatatatatatatatactgtgtatataccgtatatataaacatacatacatatatataaacatacacacagtacTTACTGCATCATACAATACCCCCTGCATGTTCCTTGTGGTCTGCATCTCAGCGATCGGCTATCCAAGTCCTGTGACATGTGGCAATCATTCTTCCTCACCGACACTGCATGCCAAGAAGTGGTGACAGTGAGGGAGCGTGATTGCCCCACGTCATGGGACCTAAACGAATCTCCGCTTTGTGTGACAGGTGAGAGGTATGGATGCGTCAGAATGGCGGGGCCATGGGTCAATTGGTGCAGGGCTCCTAGGGCCCTGCTTTTGTATAACAGATGAAAGTtcatacatgtatatttaatttgtagaACGTTATGTTCCCTTTTATTGACATTTGATTTACCTATTAAGCAGAGATACATCACTTGGATTGATGCAAGAACAATGGAATAGTTGCTTAAGCCTCTCTATAAACAAAACCTTGTTATCGTACAGAAATTCTAAATTTTATAACCTTAACAAGTCTCACCATGGCACTCTTCATCTCTTTATTCCGTAGACTATATATTAAAGGGTTTAACATGGGAGTCACTGCTGTATACAGAACAGAAATCACTACATCCTGTTTATCTAAATCATCTGATGTTGGCCTAATGTACATCCATAGGAAGGTTCCATAGAAGATGAAAAGGACTGTTAGATGCGACGTACACGTTGAGAAAGCTCGTTTTCTACCTTCAAcagattttatttgtaaaatgctGGAGATTATTTTGACGTAAGATGTTAAGGAAAGAAAAAGTGGGAAAATACCGAGAAAAACGGTTTCTACATacattacaatataaaatataccgtTGCTACAGGAGATTTTTACCAGAGGTTTAACATCACAGAAAAAGTGCTGTATCTTATTTgaataacaaaatgttaaagTTGAAGCAAAACCACTGAAGAACAATGAATTCATACACCCAGATACCCAGACGCTTATTAAAATACAGGTGCATTTTTTCCTGTTCATAATAAGGTAATATTGTAACGGGAAACAGATAGCAGCATAACGATCGTAAGCCATTGCTGTCAACAAGAAAACTTCTGTAGTAGCCAAGAAATTGAAGAAGTACATTTGAGTGAAACATTGTGTGAAGGTTATTGAATTATGTTCAGTTGCTAACATGTCCATCAGTTTAGGGAGGGTGACTGTGGTGTAGCAGATGTCCACCGATGACAGGTTACATAGGAAGAGGTACATAGGTGTTTGTAAGTGAGAATCCAAATATAttactgtaattattattaaattcccTACTAttccaattaaatatataaataaaaatacaataaacaaggtcttttttttatttgcatcatTTGTAAATCCAACAATGTAAAATCCAGCTGGAAATGTCTGATTGTCCATCATTctagaacaaaaaaatgaacatgatGTTAAAACATGAACAAGACTAAACTGAAATTCAtgataacacataacacattcaAAATAAGGCATTGAAAATGTATGTGGGTGTCGATCCATGGGCCCATCTATGCCTTACCAAAACCCTGTTCCATCCCCaaataacacacagacaccaaattatgatggaaatgtatttatatgtccACAGCTTTATCAATCATTTATAAAGTCATTGTCATAAAAAACTTTACCAATAATTTCCCAGCATCGCCCACCATGAACAGATGACAATGACCCCCAACAATAACTTAACATTATccaaacaatataataacaaaGTGCCAAAACTTTGATTTGCAAACCCCATAATATAGCCAGATACCCCTACAAtcccccaggttctgagccacagaccagctcaCCACACCAACGTAACAACTAGGTAATCCATCAAAAACCCCATTCTACTTCCCCAACTTGCCTATCCACCCCAGCCACTACGACAAAACGGGGACCCCCTCTCAGTTTTACatagggagggtgggacaacaACAGGTATGAAAAACTGGTTAAAATGTGCTCAGAAATGGACACCCCTTATTTATACAACCCAGTCCCTACCATAATAAGCCAATCGAATTAAACCAAAATCCCTTCCTAGGCCCAACTCCTTGCTCTGTCAGGGCATCCTCCACTAAGCTGTGCTTGATCCAAGGGCTACATTATctaagcaaatttggtaaagataatGCCTTTATTAATGGGCTAAATTGCATtagacaatctttttttttttggtctcttCTTTAAGCAAGTTGTATTTTAAGCATCCCATACCCCCATGATTTAGACATAAGGAGAAGGAAAGAGGATAAAGAAAAGGTGAATTATGAACATGAAAGGGAAAAAGAGGTGAGATGGCAAGCAGGAAATGGAGGAAGATGTAAGACAGATAACAAAGGGACAAGATTTTATGAAGAATTGGGGACAAGGGATTTGGATTATGTTAGACAAGACACTGATACAAGTGATAAATATGGGTGAATCTACGAATTACTATATTTGTGTACTAATATTTTTTCATGGCACATTTgcattttcctcctttttttctagttttttttaaacttgtttaATAGTTAATATGCCATGTAGTATACCAAGCGATAGTAAACACTAATAATTTCAATATGCTAAGGCAATTTTCATAATATTGTAGCATCAACCTCACCAAtcaagcttttttttgtattttcaaaaacattgttCCCTCATAGCTCATTCATCATTTAAATAGATCTACGAGAGGAATCTTCTTGTAAAAACCCTTCACGATTATGATTCCCTGGATCAATAAAACTGCTTCTCTTTGTGGTGAGTAATTTTTTACaagatatttaaaatgtgaaGATGAAGCATTTACACACAGTTTTAGATATATGATTTATATCAGTATCTTTGCTTGTTTTAAGATCATATATCAGTTTGCCTAACACCAGCACTCTGCTTCAGCcgagtaaatgacacaaatgaaataataagaAAAGCTTTCACCTTTAGAATTCCTTATCCTTATCTTGCTGAATCCATAGCCCTCTCCGGTGAAAACTAGCTGCACCATAGTCATAGAAAACTGATACTGAAGATGTAAGAGATTTTATAGCAAACATAATGCCATGtctttatattacaaaaatgcTTAATAATGCCCACAGGGCGAACCTGGTACACAAGGAATCTACTTTTCTCTGTCCTGGGAAAAGCAAATACCTTGCAAAACGTAAAAGTTTTATTTGCACCTTAGTGACCtatgttttttgtaatatatactatatatttgttcaataatgattcccctttttatatttagCGTACCTAAACAGGTtctatattggtttttttttcaaggatagATAGGATGTTCATTTGATAGCATTTTGTATGTATTAGGTGTCATTCAGCATGGTTAATATGTTAACCCcctcagtcccctatggacgtaccggtgcgtccaaaaaatgcatcccaagattcccctatggacatacaggtacgtcctgcccttcttgcagcggcagggacacatctcTGCCGCTACACGGGAGATTAGGCTTTGcgctgcccgatctcctgtaacagcttccgccATGAATGcaggaaaactgttacatttttgagCGGCGATCAGGCATTCTGAAATGCCCGATCCCGTGATCGGTGCATTCCATTCTgggtcactgctgacgtcacccggaaggtcataggagggcaggatatcccctgcagggataTCCGATCGTTCCTATGAGCCACAGACACTGtaatctct includes the following:
- the LOC128491506 gene encoding olfactory receptor 1468-like — encoded protein: MDNQTFPAGFYIVGFTNDANKKKTLFIVFLFIYLIGIVGNLIIITVIYLDSHLQTPMYLFLCNLSSVDICYTTVTLPKLMDMLATEHNSITFTQCFTQMYFFNFLATTEVFLLTAMAYDRYAAICFPLQYYLIMNRKKCTCILISVWVSGCMNSLFFSGFASTLTFCYSNKIQHFFCDVKPLVKISCSNGIFYIVMYVETVFLGIFPLFLSLTSYVKIISSILQIKSVEGRKRAFSTCTSHLTVLFIFYGTFLWMYIRPTSDDLDKQDVVISVLYTAVTPMLNPLIYSLRNKEMKSAMVRLVKVIKFRISVR